The Choristoneura fumiferana chromosome Z, NRCan_CFum_1, whole genome shotgun sequence DNA window tgtctgtccgtctgtcacagggctctatatcttaagccgtaaaagttagacacttgaaattttcacagattatgtattactgtggccgcaatagtaacaaatactaaaaattaagtaaagttacaaattaaaggcagtcgtcatacaagaaacgtgttttttcagcgttttttggttgctagacgtTATAAGCcattgctaaggcgaccgagtcgcctagcaacgactagctatttcgggtgaatatttaccttttaagtttgcgattttaatgatgttttataaaagcttcgataatataatatactgtctgattgtgtggtttattcgtttttgtgcaaaattaataaagcaatttatgaaccacaaacctcaatgaagccaacctTGATAAAGCGCTCGTTAAATAcacaccgtataatcactatgtttacctattgttttttacactaataaaatcatagtaagtatttaacactatttaataggtttataatacagtttaaaatgtattcacactaatagtcgagcttcttattatttaattccacaacatacgaagtccactgaatttcccgcgaatggaCCGAACtgacagctatttttttttctgctgcggcgcatggcaagagtctgaagcgctattcagcctccgacagggcgacagccagaggataagaatttaaaattgttctttattcaaaatacttgcacctagggcttacattttggtgatatgtttttattaacttgtaaagtAATGTAACTAGCTATGTTTATTCGGGTGGAATTGGCGTTACTgattattactgaactatttgtttttaaaacattgtacggaggtgcggaacttGACCGATTCTTTACCTTCTACTGCCGGTTTTAAGCGAAATTCTAACTCGAGTCGTTAAATTACTTGTCCGGTCATAAAGATAAAGACAACATAAACAATCAGTCCCGCATATGACGTATGCAAATATAGAAAAGTGGCTGTCATTCTCTATAACCAGACCAGCTTTACCATTAATTGTAGACGACTACCCTTTATTATTTAACAGCCGGATAACGCGCTTTAACTGACACATTAAATGCGATTACGGTGGGGCTGAAGTTGGACAATTAAGCTCTTGAGGCATCGGTATCTATGTATTTGTAAACATTCTGTTTGTTGCTAGTTAGGTACTTCAACTAGAGTAGAACAACGTTATTGTCTTTTCCAAACAATGCTATACAGTCGTTCGGATGGAGTAATTACTACAACCGAACGGAGAACACGAATGTGCAATTTGCTACGAATGTGCAAGGCTGCTCGATAAGTGCTCATTTTTGATCAAGAATACAATAATTGTTTGCAGAACCTATCAATCTCGCCGGGATTATCTACCGCAGCAACAATACATCAATATAAATTTTCGTATACTTAAtctgtaatttaaatttactactaatactataaatgcgaaagtttgcgagtGTGTGTTTGTCACTCTCGCACACTAAAACGCATGGACGCATTAGTACCTATGTTATTTGGTAAATATGTAGATAGCTTAATATTGGgaaaaaataacacataggtactTAGGCTATTTTtaatccgatattcccacgggaaatcGCATCCGCTAAGGTaagacatgaaattttacagGACAAGTATCTACCTACTCGATGCAACGTAATTGAAGaccatgtgttttatgtattcCTTAATAAATCTAATAGAATTTCGTAACTTCTATTCAACTTGCCACATACATTTTAATATAGATAGTGGAGTTAAATGGCTACAGAATAGTGCATTAAACTTTTTTGTTCCAACTGTATTATAATGATTCGGAACGacttcaggtttttttttttagattagaaTACATAAACCACGTTATTAAAATCCACATTCTACCTCTTTCAAACGGTGAAGTGTTATAAAAACTGAGAACCCAAGACCTGAGATTCCAAGGGTTCTCAAAGTTTCACGAACTCGTTTCGAAACCCGGGCGACCGCTATTATATCTCTACTTAAGTAGATTCGGCTCCTATACATAAGCGATGTACTTACTATTTGGGTTTTGTTAAGAATTTGAGTTAATGGATACCCGAGTAATTTAAATGAGTAGTTACTCTTGTGCCATGAGGAAACTACCACTGTGCTATGTTGGTCTGCATACTGAACTGAGTGTAGAAACGTAGGAAATGAGACGTTAGTTGGGTCAATTAAACCACGTCAGGGCATTCTAACGCGGTTCATTTCCTAGGACTGTCCAGTCTGCATGACTAAAGGCTTGGTCTTACTAGGTTAATAAATGCCATAGATTTGTAAATTTGCTGTCAAATGGCATTGCAACATTGCTACTTGAGTTACCGTGTTTTTTTGTacgaggtgttttttttttacaagcttttatttagtttcttcacctgtcccgttgtctgtctgtctgtctgtagtctaatcttgcaagttaaattggaccaacttccagtagccggattgacttgaaatttggcatatttatgtaaatcacgtgacaatacaataatctagtagtgacatcctggtagtccagccaggatcgtctccgtagaatggaactcttcaacggttaatagcatcgacttgaaattttgtatgcaaatgtagtttgggtgacaatgcaatacagtgaacaaaaagtacagtcagcaaaaaaaggttgttgatactgtatagattcaggcgttactttgcggaggtccattttaaaataaatggaatatctgtcttgctcctctgCCAAgcagtgaggccaagtcgtgcgaaacagctacgcttgagttgaaaaaaatattttttcatgcaaTTCAAACCGCCCTCCCTCCgcataaaaaacgtaaataaccaacgcaaacgtaactgaacccaccaccaagagaaccaccaccaccacaaccatAAACATAATCCCGGACACGTATTATTTCCAACTCAAGCatagctgtttcgcacgacttggcctcactacttggcggaggagcaagacagatattccatttatttcaaaaaagcttgtactaaaaatgaaatttatatggttaggttattttcaaattcaatttataaTGGTCACAGATATCAACAAATAAAAAGCGATTACATCATACATAAGTAGGGGTTAAGCATAacataatatatacctattagCATAATGATGCAGTTTACAGCGGTTTACGAAAATTGTTTGGAAGccaatttcttttaaatttctGTGTAAAATTCTTATGCCCACGTATGTCCATgaaagacatttattttatggttttaaaaaatgttCATGTTCATGACGTTTATTTGTAACCATAATTTTGTGGCCTTACTTACCTTTTGATTAGTTATACGAGGTAACATAAGGCGAATCTTGATTACTTCAGCCAGgggttaggtaggtaggttatggtaagtttaattttaattgaggTTAACTAATCCCTATTtctagataaaataaaacaagtcgcTTTCTGTAACGAACATAATTTTGAGGCGGTTTCCATCCACCAGAAGTTAGACATTTTGTCAcgacttttttaaatgtttttaataaaacccAACCCAATTAACTTTTTGACGCAAGTAgatataacattattatttggAACTAAGTCGCCGCAAAGTAATTTTATATGACTAATGCAGGCTAAACCAAAAAGATACTTTATAGGAACTCCTTTTCTCAAAATAAGCccatgcgaagccggggcgcgttgTTAGTCTTTCAAAACATTTATCCGATATTCAAAGTTCCACTAGGAAGCGGCAAAGACGTGACTTCATCTCGAAAGAAAATTTCtgataaaaaatcttatttattaattcagaagacaaataattaaatttgaaggaaaaaatgacagtttaaagAAGCTGCGTTAATAACAAcccattaattattaatattcatTTGACCTTGCTTATCCACGACAGATATTCCGGATTCATTTCATGTTAGCTTCTATTTTTTATGCCTCGCTTTTGTGGCCCGACTACgtcgttatttttataattttgtttaaaattatgacTGAGATTATTCTTGCTTTAACATATTCAATCATGTTTTGGCTTGATCACTGAACCAACCAAGCTTGGCATGATACTGCATTAAAGCGACGCTAACAAGTCTAACTACTTACGTAACTAGAAATCAGAAACTCTAATAGCATCGCTCCCTttgaatacaaaatatattggaaaatagcttttacccgcagctttgctcgcgttaaatttaGGACGACACAGATTTACTTTCCACAATCGAATTTAAATTTTCGTATTTAAAAATCAATCTAGATAATCATAATTCGTACAAACTTTGAACTCTATCTTCaggtcaggggtgtaattttagaaaacctccgtgtttcttttgcccgtgatttcgtatcgtacctatgCGACAGaattattcccgcgggataggaataatTATTTCGGGTaagtatcgatttttaaaaatctttcactaatagatttttttaatcagctcAGCGTTGTTTCTGAGATtaccccaacaaacaaagaaacagacaaagtttagatatttccttaTCCGgtgggaatttctaaaaatccttacTTCGTGCACTTCTATGATACTtttatctacatgtgtgccaaattcaggtctTTAAGCCTGTCAGTCACGGTATACTGTTTTATAGTATGGTGgttttgttacgtaatgagtggattggtttggcgtaggtacttaatgtgtcctaACCTTTAAAGAGCTAAAACCCTTCCATaatcagctcacctgaataactaaaaagaatacaactaaagatCTTTATGTGCATATgatatttaaagaaacttcctctaactcctaaccgttaaggagttcaACCTTTCATCTTCAGCTCACCTGGATAaccttaaaaaatacatatatcggtcaataagtacctataatcaacaaatacctataaacaaacaaatcactgaatcgaaaaatcgttttagcaaccccctaacggtattaaaagacctatccaacgatatcatcatacactaaaaaaatcatcatcgatcatcatcccagcctatatacgtcccactgcagggcacaggcctcccctcagaatgagagggcttgggcagtagttcccacgcgggcccagttcggattgggaacttcatacacaccattgaattgcttcgcaggcttgtgcaagtttcctcacgatgttttcctttaccgtaaagctcgtggtaaatttcaaatgtaattccgcacatgaatttcgaaaaactcagaggtgcgagccggggtttgaacccacgatcctctgcttgagaggccataggtcaaacccctcggccaccacggcttactaaaAAGATAAGATGAGaaaacccccccccccactttacgtctaatgGGAGGTATAgtctaaaaatttattttttattttttattgtaccattttgtcggcatagtttacatataatatattcgtgcaaaattacagctttctagcattgatagtccccgtGCAAAGCCGCgtgcggacagacagacagacatggcgaaactataagggttccgttttagccatcttggctacggaaccctaaaaaacgaagtatatgtGTCAGATAAAATCAAAAGTgaaatcaaattataaaaataaatgaatgcaAAAATTAGGATGGGCTTaaactaaatttataaataaactagcttttgcctgcggctccgcccgcgtggtattcggttaccgcgcgctgttccctcggggctgtgcattttccggaataaacagtagcctatgtcactcttgggcccataaactatctctatgccaaaaaaccatgtcgatccgtcgctccgttaaggcgtgaaagacggacaaacactcAAACATACTGTGCCGAAGGCACAACCTTTTTTAagtgaatttatgtttttatacttttttaccaattttgaataaatttttgtAAGGCGAAAAGTCAATGTAGCATTGACGGCTGCACTTTCCGTCATCACGTATTGCTGCACAACCCGAATCTCGAGCGAGCCGCAGCTGCACATGTCGGGGTGGAGGACGACGACGACCTGTCATCGTTggcggccgcgcgccgcgccgagTCCGCCGCCGCGCCTGTCGTTGTCGAGTCTTCTGCCGCCCCCTACAGCGCCAAGTCACAGTGTGATGAAGTGCTCACACATACGTCAACTTCCTATACCTCCAGCGCTCCTTCTGATTTGCGACAGTTTTCACCTAGGCCGTTGCTGAAAGTAGTCGCGGTTACTGTGTCCGGCCCGTCTGGCAGCGTAGACACCTACGCCCTATTAGATGACGGTGCCACAGCCACTTTCATTGACACAGAAATCGCGGCCAAACTAGGTGTCACCGGTCCTCAGAAGACCATTATTTGGACTGCGTGGGTGGCTTACGAAAGGAGACGACGGCGCAGTACGTCGATTTTCATGTGAAAGGTCGCAGCTCAAACGAGATTCATTTCGTTCGCAGGGCTAGGGCAATCGCAGGTCTAGGTGCTGCCGGTCAGTGTGTTCGACAGCAGAGCGTAGCCAAATACCCTTACCTTTCCGACATTGCCGATGAGTTTTGTTACGGTGACGTAAAGCCTACTATTATTATCGGTATCGATAACTGGTACCTCACTGTGGCAAAGGCTATACGAAATGGTAGCAAAACTCAGCCGGTCGCTATTCGCACGGCTCTAGGTTGGGTTTTATTCGGTTTTGGCTGTAGTACGACCGCACCGGTTGACTTTGTCAACCACACTTCTCTTTGCGAAACCGAGCTCGGGCAATCGTGCGATCGTTCAGAGTTAGAGCTGTTAATTCGAGAGCAATATAAACTCGACTCTATCGGCATCTCCAAGCATGAAATTCGCTGCGCTAACGACGACCGCGCCGTTGAGATTGTCGAACGCTCAGCTAGCCGGTTGCACGACGGTCGGTTTCAAGTAGGGTTGCTATGGAAGTCTGACAAATTATTAGTACCTGACAGTTACAAGCTTGCTTTCTCTAGGTTTTTAAATCTAGAGAGAAAGATGACCAAAGACCCTGCCTATGCGCAAAGGTACCGACCGAACATACACGACATGCTTCGGAAGGACTATGCTGAACTGTGCACGGAAGTGTACAACGCCAAGTCAGTAGTTTGGTACTTGCCTCACTTCGGCGTAGTCAATCCGAACAAACCAGGTAAGTTGCGTGTCGTGCATGACGCTGCGGCAAAGTCGCAGGGCTCTTCACTAAACTCATTTTTATTGACGGGCCCAGACCTATTGCAACCCCTTCTGGGAATTTTATTGCGGTTTCGGGAAGGGAGAGTCGCATTAACCGCTGATATTCGCGAAATGTTtccacaaataaaaattaaacttgaaGATCGGGATGCTCAACGGTTTTTGTGGCGCGACAACCCAACCGAGCCGATAAAGGTCTACCGGATGTCATCAATGATTTTCGGTGCAGCGTCTAGTCCTTTTACAGCtttgtacattaaaaataaaaatgccacCGAATTTCAGGACAGCTACCCTGATGCAGCCAAAGCCATCGTTCTCGATCATTACATGGACGATTATATGGGCAGTCTAGATACGACAGAGCAGGCGGCACGCCTAGCTGCTGATATCTACGCTGTCCATAAAAACGCGGGCTTTGAGATGCGCTATTGGGTTTCAAACGACCTCGAAGCACTGTCGTTGTTGCCGAAGGAGAGTTTGCTAGAGTTGCCTGTAGCAAACGCTAGTTTAGGAGTAGATTTAGGTAGTCTAGCAACGCCTGTTCGCACTTTAGGTCTTATTTGGAGGCCCGCCGCCGATACCATCGGTTTTAATATCGGTGTAACGGAACAGGAGTTGCCCAAAAAATTCACTAAACGTGAAGTGCTAGCGCACGTCATGCGAATTTACGACCCACTCGGCATCCTTGCGCCAATCGTTGTAAGAGGGCGTATTATGTTTCAAAATGCATGGCGCAAAGGTCTCGACTGGGACGAGAAGCTCTCTCAAAGCGATACTGCCGCGTGGAGCCTCTGGTTTGAGGATTTATTGTCAATTTCCGACTTGCAGATCCCGCGCTGGTACTCAGTGAACGAGCTTCATATAGAGAAATGCGAACTTCACATATTTGCAGACTCTAGTGAATCTGCCTATGCCGCAGTTGCGTACTGGCGATTTCTTTATACTAACGGCTCTGTGAAACTCGCACTAATCTGTAGTAAAGTACGTGTAGCGCCTTTAAAACCAGTATCCATACCACGTTTGGAGCTCCAAGGCGCTCTTATTGCAGCACGCCTTGCGACGTCGATCTGTGAAGCACACCGATTAAAGGCATCGCGAAGAGTCTTTTGGTCTGACTCCATGACCGTTCTAGGTTGGCTTCGCAGTGACGCACGTTCTTTTAAACCTTTTGTTGCACACAGAGTGGGCGAAATTCTTGAGGCTACTAATGTCAAAGAGTGGCACTGGGTGCCCAGTCACTTAAACGTAGCGGACGATGCGACTCGATTGAAACGCACGGCGCTAACTCAAGAATGTCGCTGGATCTCAGGCCCTGAATTCCTGCTCTCTTCGGATTGGCCCAGCGAACCGCACGTTGCCCAGACCCTTGGCCAAGACGAATTGAAGCCATCTTTTGTAGTGAATTTCATTAGTGATGTGAACATTGCAGCACCAATTTCAGCCAACCCACGACGTTTTAGCTCTTGGCTTAGGTTGGTGCGTGCCACCGCTGTAGCACATCGCTATTTAACAATACTTCGTAAGCGTAGTCTCCGTCAAAGGGGTTTAGACGTAGCTAACTTAGTACGATGTGAGGGGGTTTGTGCACCTTTATGTTTCAGCCCATGAACGCCTCCTCGCAGGCACCACCCCTGGTAGAGTCTGACGTGTTGACGGCAGGCGACATTCGCCTGGCAGAGGCACACGTTCTCCGACAGTCTCAGCTGGACTCGTTTTCGGATGAAGTAGCGCGCCTACGTAGTCAAACTGGCCAACACCTGCCACGTACCAGTCGTCTAGCCAAAAGAGCCCCCGTAATGGGTGATGATGGTTTACTCCGACTGTCCAGTCGCATCGCTGCAGCTTCTGGAGTATCCGAGGATATTAAACACCCTGTCGTCCTCGACGGTAAACACCCTTCTGTTCGCCTTCTTGTGGAGCACCATCACCGTCGCGCCGCCCATGCCAACACAGAGACTGTCGTTAACGAACTTCGACAGCAATTTCACTTACTCAGCCTACGAGAAACTGTCCGATCCGTTGCCTTTAAATGTCAACTATGTCGCATACGTCGTACTGTCACATTCCAGCCGCCAATCGGAAATTTACCCGAAGCCCGGCTGGCCCATCACCGACGTCCGTTTACCTTCGTCGGACTTGATTATTTCGGCCCAATTCAAGTCGCAGTTGGCCGCAGGCGAGAGAAGAGATACGTCGCTCTGTTCACTTGTCTAGTCGTTCGCGCCATACACCTGGAAGTTGTTCACAGTCTGTCTGCTGACGCAGCGATTATGGCCCTGCGGCGTTTTGTTGCTAGAAGGGGGACACCTACAGAGATATGGTCAGACAATGGGACCGCCTTTGTTGGTGCCAACAGGGAGCTGCGGACACTCTACGCGAGCGCCACTTCTAACTACGCAGCTAATGAGAAGATCAATTGGCGATTCCTGCCACCATCAGCTCCATTCATGGGTGGAGCCTGGGAGCGCCTCGTGCGCAATGTCAGGACTGCTCTTCGAGTTACCCTTACCGAGCGCGCACCGTCAGACGAGGTACTGCGCACCCTGCTGGCTGAGGCTGAGGCGCTAGTGAATGCGCGGCCGCTCACGCACGTGTCTTCCGATTCCACCAGCGAAGAGGCTCTCACCCCTGCCCACTTCCTGCTTGGCGCGTCATCTGGTCGACCGATTCCTGCGACGATGACGGAAGCAGATCTGCTGAGCAGGAGCAGCTGGCGCAGAGCAATGCGGTTGACGGATCACTTTTGGCGACGCTGGGTCCGTGAATATCTACCTACTCTAGTACCGAGATCAAGCAACGGAGAAGCTCCGAACATAGCAGTAGGAGATCTGGTCGTCATTGCCGATGGCAATTTGCCTCGAGGATCATGGCCCAGAGGACGAGTGACGGCGCTGTTCCCTGGCAGAGACGGCATAGTCAGAGTGGCGGACGTGGCAACCACAGCAGGCGTGCTTCGTCGCCCCCTTAAAAAGTTAGTTCGGATCCCGGCTAACTAAAAGGGGGACAAATGTGCCGAAGGCACAACCTTTTTTAagtgaatttatgtttttatacttttttaccaattttgaataattttgtatgttctaTTTGGCAGTCTGATTAAAGATACGTACCAGATAACACGTGTTTTGCATGTAGTAGGCTCGCAGACCCTTAAGGCCCAGTTTTAGCCCTTAAGGCACCAGACCGTAacatatacaaacacactttagcatttataatattatataagtatgaaTGAAGGGGTAAATCattataacaaatataaaagaaaaaatataaaccgaccaagagcgtgtcggacatgcccaagatagggttccgtagacattacgaaaaaatcaatacggttacggaatcttccaggtttaggtttattttataccgcTGCTATTTAGgcactcttaaactactaataattctcaagtagttctcaagcaatcttagccgtaataatttttcttgtaaatttgatatacttacttactaaaccatcattcggttttttttttaatttatttagtttacggtagacatacattaatttaaagtttagagtgttgtaattttatttttatagttcaggctagaaatttaattttacaacagtAGTAAAATTAATACTTATCATCTATGTAATGTACCGCACAGGTCCAAAGtaagggttaaaaataaaaacaaaaactttatcATTTAGTCCTAAATTAATAAACTCAGCTCTTTTTACAAAGATAATTTCTGTAAAGCTATTCACACAAAATCAGGTAGAGTAGGCCTGATAATATATAGCTCTCGTGATATATTTACTAGACTTATTGCTAAAACCTTTTAGCATTAACCTTCGTATTTCCCGATACCAACCGTTCTtaattaaaaatcttaaaagTGTGTATTCCGGATCTTTTTTGCTTAAGTACATTATCAGGCTATAAtcgtaaaaaaatagaataggaTATGAAATACTGgcacatatttaattattaacttgGCAAACTCCAAAGTAACATTTGCAGGTCTCGCAATTAAGGCAAAACTGAGAATGACAATATTCTAaaaccaaagttacaaaatgttaaaaatattcacTAATGGATTCTGATCACTTTATTTCAAATACACAAGAGAAGGTATCATGCCATGCCGAAGAACgaagtataattattttctagcaagctgttgcctgcgacgtCGTCTGCGAACAACTCGTTTCCCGCGCGACCTCGGAATTAACAaatttttcagggataaaagtttattatttaatatctgGTCTTCTACAGATATTTGCAGAATTTCATGACAATCGGTTTAGTAGTTAAACCGATAAAGCCGAACGAAAAAACTCACTTTCGCGTTAGTAAGTGAGGCCAAGCAGttcgtattttaatattttttgcgaGACTCGAAATCAACATGGACTCAAAACGCCCAGTTTTATGTCATTTAAATAaagttgtacctacctactaaatttatcaaatgatgtacatttaataatgtttttgaaattgtatacttactggaGTAATAATGTTCCAATTATTCCTATATTTAATGTCTTAGGGTTAATATTGGTATCCGGTTTTGCAATGcctatgaaatgaaaattattttaatgttacatTGAACAAAGGCTTTGTGCTACAGAGGCCTAATGACAAATTTCCATAATGCCAGGTAACGTCGTGTGGGATGTGAAATTATTAAAACCCTCGATTTTAAGGGTATCCACATCACAATGGCTTTCTCTTCGTGTTATATTATCAAATAGCTTTTGTTCTTGCTACCATTCTCTCAAATGTTGGTCTGTCTCGAGTTTTAGGCATTATTAATTGATATTAGCTAAACGTTACATTATCGCTGTTGTAAAAAGGTTATGCTTTTAACTCGTCACTCAGCTTAGTCAGCTTCCTTAAATATTCACCTGCTAATATaatatatcatatttttttcgccCTTATGATTTGGTTA harbors:
- the LOC141439317 gene encoding uncharacterized protein, whose protein sequence is MKAKSQCSIDGCTFRHHVLLHNPNLERAAAAHVGVEDDDDLSSLAAARRAESAAAPVVVESSAAPYSAKSQCDEVLTHTSTSYTSSAPSDLRQFSPRPLLKVVAVTVSGPSGSVDTYALLDDGATATFIDTEIAAKLGVTGPQKTIIWTAARAIAGLGAAGQCVRQQSVAKYPYLSDIADEFCYGDVKPTIIIGIDNWYLTVAKAIRNGSKTQPVAIRTALGWVLFGFGCSTTAPVDFVNHTSLCETELGQSCDRSELELLIREQYKLDSIGISKHEIRCANDDRAVEIVERSASRLHDGRFQVGLLWKSDKLLVPDSYKLAFSRFLNLERKMTKDPAYAQRYRPNIHDMLRKDYAELCTEVYNAKSVVWYLPHFGVVNPNKPASSPFTALYIKNKNATEFQDSYPDAAKAIVLDHYMDDYMGSLDTTEQAARLAADIYAVHKNAGFEMRYWVSNDLEALSLLPKESLLELPVANASLGVDLGSLATPVRTLGLIWRPAADTIGFNIGVTEQELPKKFTKREVLAHVMRIYDPLGILAPIVVRGRIMFQNAWRKGLDWDEKLSQSDTAAWSLWFEDLLSISDLQIPRWYSVNELHIEKCELHIFADSSESAYAAVAYWRFLYTNGSVKLALICSKVRVAPLKPVSIPRLELQGALIAARLATSICEAHRLKASRRVFWSDSMTVLGWLRSDARSFKPFVAHRVGEILEATNVKEWHWVPSHLNVADDATRLKRTALTQECRWISGPEFLLSSDWPSEPHVAQTLGQDELKPSFVVNFISDPMNASSQAPPLVESDVLTAGDIRLAEAHVLRQSQLDSFSDEVARLLASLQLLEYPRILNTLSSSTVNTLLFAFLWSTITVAPPMPTQRLSLTNFDSNFTYSAYEKLSDPLPLNVNYVAYVVLSHSSRQSEIYPKPGWPITDVRLPSSDLIISAQFKSQLAAGERRDTSLCSLV
- the LOC141440148 gene encoding uncharacterized protein, translated to MALRRFVARRGTPTEIWSDNGTAFVGANRELRTLYASATSNYAANEKINWRFLPPSAPFMGGAWERLVRNVRTALRVTLTERAPSDEVLRTLLAEAEALVNARPLTHVSSDSTSEEALTPAHFLLGASSGRPIPATMTEADLLSRSSWRRAMRLTDHFWRRWVREYLPTLVPRSSNGEAPNIAVGDLVVIADGNLPRGSWPRGRVTALFPGRDGIVRVADVATTAGVLRRPLKKLVRIPAN